The following coding sequences are from one Candoia aspera isolate rCanAsp1 chromosome 13, rCanAsp1.hap2, whole genome shotgun sequence window:
- the RPP25 gene encoding ribonuclease P protein subunit p25: MENFRKVKTSEQGSPLPFSDLPPHVVEMRVKEGSKIRNLMGFAMARMEQEDIRQIVFSGCGRAVTKTITCVEIMKRRLGGLHQVTKLQYRTLVEVWENQGPRAEGPPEHLTVHKNVPSIYILLSKDLVDPNQMGYQAPSPPGSVWTESRAAPKGTKRRLLAPHEED; encoded by the coding sequence ATGGAGAACTTCAGGAAGGTCAAGACCTCAGAGCAGGGCAGCCCCCTGCCCTTCTCAGACTTGCCCCCCCACGTGGTGGAGATGAGGGTGAAGGAAGGCAGCAAAATCCGGAACTTGATGGGCTTCGCCATGGCCAGGATGGAGCAGGAAGACATCCGCCAGATTGTCTTCAGTGGCTGCGGACGGGCGGTCACCAAAACCATCACCTGTGTGGAGATCATGAAGCGGAGGCTGGGAGGTCTCCACCAGGTCACCAAGCTGCAATACCGGACCTTGGTGGAAGTCTGGGAGAACCAGGGACCCAGGGCGGAGGGCCCCCCTGAACATCTCACTGTCCACAAGAATGTGCCCTCCATCTACATCCTGTTGTCCAAGGACTTGGTGGATCCCAATCAAATGGGCTACCAAGCCCCCAGCCCTCCTGGCAGCGTCTGGACTGAGAGCAGGGCCGCCCCAAAGGGAACCAAGAGAAGGCTGCTTGCGCCCCATGAAGAGGACTAG